In the Oncorhynchus gorbuscha isolate QuinsamMale2020 ecotype Even-year linkage group LG05, OgorEven_v1.0, whole genome shotgun sequence genome, one interval contains:
- the LOC124036101 gene encoding guanine deaminase-like: MPGMVDTHIHASQYSYAGTALDLPLLQWLNTYTFPVEACYKDLEFARNVYTHVVKRTLRNGTTTACYFATIHTDASLLLGQIANDFGQRALVGKVCMDINNFVPHYRETLDKSHDETNRFISEMLKKKYPLVMPVVTPRFALSCSAALLGHLGEIAKNNHLHIQSHISETKEEVKLVKELFPDYDSYTDVYHKHNLLTDKTVMAHGCHLTDEELKLFREKGASVAHCPNSNISLCSGMLDARRVLNHKVKLGLGTDVAGGYSPSMLDAVRRTMDTSKALTIQDPQYQTLTFEEVFRLATLGGSQALSLDEHTGNFQVGKDFDALRVNTAIAGGPIDLINHGEGPKVLLEKFLNLGDDRNIAEVYVAGKRVVPFVVTT, from the exons ATGCCAGGGATGGTGGACACCCACATCCACGCGTCTCAGTACAGCTATGCAGGCACAGCCCTGGACCTGCCCCTGCTACAGTGGCTCAACACGTACACCTTCCCAGTGGAGGCCTGCTACAAAGACTTGGAGTTCGCCCGCAACGTCTACACCCATGTCGTG AAAAGAACCCTGAGAAACGGTACCACTACGGCTTGTTACTTTGCCACCATACACACCGACGCTTCTCTCCTGCTGGGCCAAATCGCAA ATGATTTTGGACAGCGTGCCCTTGTGGGCAAGGTGTGTATGGATATAAACAACTTTGTCCCACATTACAGAGAGACGCTAGACAAGTCCCATGACGAAACCAACAG GTTCATTAGTGAGATGTTGAAGAAGAAG TACCCTCTTGTAATGCCAGTGGTGACCCCGCGCTTCGCCCTGTCTTGCTCTGCTGCCCTGCTGGGTCACCTGGGAGAGATCGCCAAGAATAACCACCTGCACATCCAG AGTCACATCAGTGAGACGAAGGAGGAGGTGAAGCTGGTGAAGGAACTGTTCCCAGACTATGACTCCTACACAGACGTCTACCACAAACACAACCTTCTCACTGACAAG ACTGTGATGGCTCACGGTTGTCACCTAACCGATGAAGAGCTGAAGCTGTTCAGAGAGAAAGGGGCGTCCGTCGCTCACTGTCCCAATTCCAACATCTC GTTGTGCAGTGGTATGCTAGATGCCCGCAGGGTTCTGAACCACAAAGTAAAGCTGGGGCTGGGCACAG ATGTGGCAGGAGGCTACTCTCCCTCTATGCTGGATGCGGTGCGGAGAACGATGGATACCTCTAAAGCCTTGACCATCCAGGACCCCCAGTACCAAACGCTCACCTTCGAGGAGGTCTTCAGACTGGCCACACTGGGAGGCAGCCAAG CCCTGTCCCTGGATGAGCATACAGGAAACTTTCAGGTAGGGAAAGACTTTGATGCTCTGCGGGTGAACACGGCCATAGCAGGAGGACCCATTGATCTCATCAACCACGGAGAGGGGCCTAAG GTGCTCCTGGAGAAGTTCTTGAATTTGG GGGATGATCGGAACATTGCGGAGGTGTACGTGGCAGGGAAGAGAGTGGTCCCATTCGTGGTAACAACATAG